The DNA window AAAGGCAACCGCCAAGGGAGAGATAACTGATCAAAACTCCAAGAGATGCGAAAAGGGCTTTTCGGCGTGGCGCGAACAAGACCTTGCTCCTTAGGGAGAAATTCGTTAAAATAAATTGAATTCTAATTGCTATTACACCTTAGAAAAGAACCGCTGTCAAGGGAGGCGATTTTTTTATGCCCATCTATGAATACCTCTGTCAGGATTGTGGCCGAGTTTCCAGTTTTATCGTTCTAAGCCTACGGACCCCTTTCCATCCCGAATGCCAAAGGTGTCAAAGCCGTAAGATGACCAAGCTCATTTCCCGGGTGGCCCGGGTGCGCTCCGAGGAGAGCCGCCTGGAATCCCTGGCCGATCCCGCCAAGCTGGGCGATATCGACGAGAACAACCCCGCCAGCATGGCCCGCTGGATGAAGCGGATGGGCAAAGAATTAGGGGAGGACTTGGGCGAAGATTTTGACTCCATGGTGGATGAAGCCATGGCGGAAGAAGGCAAGGGCCGAGAGGAGGCTTCTGGGGACAAAGAAGATGAATTTTAGGTTGCTGAAAAAGTCGGCCTTGAGGCTTTTAACTTGATACCCGGAACGTAGAACCCGGAACGGTTTCTTAAGGAGGGATTATGTCCAAGACCTACAGCAAGGGGAACAGCCCATGCCCATAGCCGGCAACCCCAAAAAATTGGCTCATGATGTCGCGGGAGGGTACCAGCAATTCACCCCGGCCACTCTCCGCCAGTATTCGTCCGCAGATTTAAAGGTCCTTCTTTTCAACCTCAATATCGTCCTGCGGGAAATGCGAGGGAAACAGGTCTCCCCGGAAGACAGTGAAGCTCTCAAAGAAAAGCACAC is part of the Deltaproteobacteria bacterium genome and encodes:
- a CDS encoding zinc ribbon domain-containing protein → MPIYEYLCQDCGRVSSFIVLSLRTPFHPECQRCQSRKMTKLISRVARVRSEESRLESLADPAKLGDIDENNPASMARWMKRMGKELGEDLGEDFDSMVDEAMAEEGKGREEASGDKEDEF